The following proteins are co-located in the Pseudomonas antarctica genome:
- the fahA gene encoding fumarylacetoacetase, protein MTQPTLTRSWVDSANGHRDFPLQNLPLGVFSINGSAPRSGVAIGDAILDLHAALDEFDGEARRAVEATVGGQLNAFFELGRGPRVALRERLLELLAEGSKLQTREAQVLHRAADCQMHLPAKISDYTDFYVGIEHAQNVGKLFRPDNPLLPNYKYVPIGYHGRASTIRPSGTDVRRPKGQTLPAGQTEPTFGPCARLDYELELGIWIGQGNAMGDSIAIGDAAEHIAGFCLLNDWSARDIQAWEYQPLGPFLSKSFITSISPWVVTAEALAPFRKAQPARPEGDPQPLPYLLDTRDQAAGGFDIELEVLLTTASMREQNLPAHRLTLSNTQHMYWTVAQMVAHHSVNGCQLQAGDLFGSGTLSGPQPGQFGSLLEITEGGKKPIELASGEVRKFLEDGDEIILRARCSREGFASIGFGECRGTVVAAR, encoded by the coding sequence ATGACTCAACCAACGCTAACCCGCAGCTGGGTGGACTCCGCCAACGGTCACCGTGATTTCCCGTTGCAGAACCTGCCGTTGGGCGTGTTCAGCATCAACGGCTCGGCACCGCGCAGCGGCGTGGCAATTGGCGACGCGATCCTCGACCTGCATGCCGCGCTGGACGAATTTGACGGTGAAGCCCGTCGCGCAGTTGAAGCGACGGTAGGTGGCCAGTTGAACGCCTTTTTCGAGCTGGGCCGTGGCCCGCGCGTGGCCTTGCGCGAGCGGCTGCTGGAGCTGCTCGCCGAAGGCAGCAAGCTGCAAACCCGTGAAGCGCAGGTGCTGCACCGCGCCGCCGATTGCCAGATGCACCTGCCGGCGAAAATCAGCGATTACACCGACTTCTATGTCGGCATTGAACACGCGCAAAACGTCGGCAAACTGTTCCGTCCCGACAACCCATTGCTGCCGAACTACAAGTACGTGCCAATCGGTTATCACGGCCGCGCCTCGACCATTCGCCCGTCGGGCACGGATGTACGCCGGCCCAAAGGCCAGACGCTGCCCGCCGGCCAGACCGAGCCAACCTTCGGCCCCTGCGCACGCCTGGATTACGAATTGGAGCTGGGCATCTGGATCGGCCAGGGCAATGCCATGGGCGACTCGATTGCGATTGGTGACGCCGCCGAGCATATCGCCGGTTTCTGCCTGCTCAACGACTGGTCGGCGCGGGATATCCAGGCTTGGGAATACCAGCCACTGGGCCCGTTCCTGTCCAAAAGCTTTATCACCAGCATCTCGCCGTGGGTGGTGACGGCCGAAGCGCTGGCGCCGTTCCGCAAAGCCCAACCGGCACGCCCCGAAGGCGATCCGCAACCGCTGCCGTACCTGCTGGACACGCGTGACCAGGCCGCGGGCGGCTTTGACATCGAACTGGAAGTGCTGCTGACCACCGCCTCGATGCGCGAGCAAAACCTGCCGGCCCATCGCCTGACGTTGAGTAACACCCAGCACATGTACTGGACCGTGGCACAAATGGTTGCACACCACAGCGTCAACGGCTGCCAGTTGCAGGCCGGTGACCTGTTCGGTTCGGGCACCTTGTCCGGCCCGCAACCGGGGCAATTCGGCAGTCTGCTGGAAATCACCGAAGGCGGCAAAAAGCCGATTGAACTGGCCTCCGGCGAGGTGCGCAAGTTCCTCGAAGACGGCGACGAAATCATCCTGCGCGCCCGGTGCAGCCGCGAAGGGTTTGCCTCCATCGGCTTCGGCGAGTGCCGTGGCACTGTGGTCGCGGCGCGCTAA
- the maiA gene encoding maleylacetoacetate isomerase — protein sequence MELYTYYRSTSAYRVRIALALKGLDFSAVPVNLLVPPGGANRQPAYLAINPQGRVPALRTDEGELLIQSPAIIEYLDERYPQAPLLSKDLATRAHERAVASIIGCDIHPLHNSSTQNLLRQWGHDEAQLLEWIGHWISQGLGAVEQLIGDKGFCFGEQPGMADAFLIPQLYAAERFKVPLAAYPRIGRVAALAAQHPAFVQAHPANQPDTPEAP from the coding sequence ATGGAACTCTATACCTACTACCGTTCTACGTCGGCGTACCGGGTGCGTATCGCCCTGGCGCTCAAGGGGTTGGACTTCAGCGCCGTGCCGGTCAACCTGCTGGTGCCGCCCGGCGGGGCCAATCGCCAACCGGCGTACCTGGCGATCAACCCGCAAGGCCGGGTGCCGGCGCTGCGTACCGACGAGGGCGAGTTGTTGATTCAGTCGCCAGCGATCATCGAGTACCTGGACGAACGTTATCCACAGGCGCCGCTGCTTTCCAAAGACCTCGCAACCCGTGCCCATGAGCGCGCGGTGGCGTCGATCATCGGCTGCGATATTCACCCGTTGCACAACTCCAGCACCCAGAACCTGCTGCGCCAGTGGGGGCATGACGAGGCGCAATTGCTGGAGTGGATCGGGCACTGGATCAGCCAGGGCCTGGGTGCAGTCGAGCAATTGATTGGCGATAAAGGCTTTTGCTTTGGCGAGCAGCCGGGGATGGCGGATGCGTTTCTGATTCCGCAGCTGTATGCGGCCGAACGCTTCAAGGTGCCGTTGGCGGCGTACCCGCGCATTGGGCGCGTGGCGGCGTTGGCGGCGCAGCATCCGGCGTTTGTGCAGGCGCATCCGGCTAATCAACCGGATACCCCAGAAGCACCCTGA
- a CDS encoding MFS transporter: MHNQIASFRAALDARPVSRYQWLILLLLALLLVTDGYDAQVLGYVVPALAKDWGLEKAAFGPVFSANLLGLTLGSLLVTPLADRFGVRRILLGCVLIYASLTVLMVFANSLTTLMAARFICGIGMGGAMPSAMALMSDYSPPRMRTLMVTLAACGFSFGGAAGGFVAAGFIDGFGWQAVFLAGGVTPLLLFPFLIWLLPESLPRLLRDAPPYARLRKVTGRMLPDWQPPLASEAENLQERGSKLTVVELFRNGYARPTVLIWATFFVSLILLYFMISWLPSLLLESGLALNEANLVTSMFLFAGTLGAIGMAWFADRLKSKVRLLSGVLAAAAVCTILLGLNHDNPRYLVACVFAAGFCIIGGQLTLNAFASNFYPAHVRATGTGWALGVGRFGSILGPLFGSMLLAMHIPVEQIFFFCAIPAVIAALLIIQVRSPVPTAPKSPLYSDILKAPANH; this comes from the coding sequence ATGCACAATCAGATTGCCAGCTTTCGCGCGGCACTCGACGCCCGTCCGGTGTCGCGCTATCAGTGGTTGATTCTCCTGTTGCTGGCGTTGCTGCTGGTAACCGATGGCTACGACGCGCAGGTGCTGGGCTATGTGGTTCCGGCATTGGCGAAGGATTGGGGCCTGGAAAAAGCGGCATTCGGTCCGGTATTCAGTGCCAACCTGCTGGGCCTGACGCTGGGCTCGTTGCTGGTCACGCCACTGGCTGACCGCTTTGGCGTGCGGCGCATCCTGCTCGGCTGCGTACTGATCTACGCCAGCCTCACGGTGTTGATGGTGTTTGCCAATTCGCTGACCACGCTGATGGCCGCACGGTTTATCTGCGGTATTGGCATGGGCGGCGCAATGCCGAGTGCCATGGCGTTGATGTCGGACTATTCGCCGCCCCGGATGCGCACCTTGATGGTGACCCTGGCCGCGTGCGGTTTCTCATTCGGCGGCGCGGCGGGTGGTTTCGTGGCCGCAGGGTTTATCGATGGCTTCGGTTGGCAGGCGGTATTCCTCGCCGGCGGCGTGACGCCGTTGCTGCTGTTTCCTTTTCTGATCTGGCTGTTGCCGGAATCCCTGCCGCGCCTGCTGCGGGATGCGCCGCCGTATGCGCGCTTGCGCAAAGTCACTGGTCGCATGCTGCCCGACTGGCAACCGCCGTTGGCGAGCGAAGCCGAAAACCTTCAGGAGCGGGGCAGCAAACTCACGGTGGTCGAGCTGTTCCGAAATGGTTACGCGCGCCCGACCGTGTTGATCTGGGCGACCTTTTTCGTCAGCCTGATCCTGCTGTATTTCATGATCAGTTGGCTGCCGTCGTTGTTGCTGGAAAGTGGCCTGGCGCTGAACGAAGCCAACCTGGTGACCTCGATGTTCCTGTTCGCCGGCACGTTGGGCGCCATCGGCATGGCCTGGTTCGCCGACCGCCTGAAAAGCAAGGTACGGCTGCTGTCCGGCGTGTTGGCGGCGGCGGCGGTATGCACCATTTTGCTGGGCCTGAACCACGATAATCCGCGCTATCTGGTGGCCTGTGTATTCGCCGCCGGATTTTGCATCATCGGTGGGCAACTGACCCTCAATGCCTTCGCCAGTAACTTCTACCCGGCGCATGTGCGCGCCACCGGCACTGGCTGGGCGTTGGGCGTGGGGCGATTCGGGTCAATCCTGGGGCCGCTCTTTGGCAGCATGTTGCTGGCGATGCATATTCCGGTGGAGCAGATTTTCTTCTTCTGTGCGATTCCGGCGGTGATTGCGGCGCTGTTGATCATCCAGGTGCGCTCGCCTGTACCGACTGCGCCGAAGAGCCCGCTGTATAGCGATATTCTCAAGGCGCCGGCCAATCACTGA
- a CDS encoding SirB1 family protein — protein sequence MNPRKAFFACLDRSPPALFEAALWIAAEHDPAVQPLLILQELIVLQQQVSVGMPMLPADELGQPLLRRMNDLGFAQDDFTPLRPAAALLDKVLQRKRGQPLAMGLIALELARRLDIPMVGVNFPGHFLLRVPGADHLLDPCGGRRLYPNDCRELLHRQYGPNIKLHADHLLTADPRSILQRLSRNLRQLHLSNDNPLAALVDAERVLELGNASAADYLARASLYQRLDCPSAERFDLEHALLLSEDPIQRLRLTERLGHLPPNSVVH from the coding sequence ATGAATCCCCGCAAAGCCTTTTTCGCCTGCCTGGACCGTTCACCCCCTGCGCTGTTTGAAGCTGCGCTGTGGATTGCTGCCGAACACGACCCCGCCGTGCAGCCCTTGCTGATCCTGCAAGAGCTCATTGTGCTGCAGCAACAGGTCAGCGTTGGCATGCCCATGTTGCCGGCGGATGAACTCGGCCAGCCGCTGCTGCGGCGCATGAATGACTTGGGGTTCGCCCAGGATGACTTCACCCCGCTGCGCCCGGCGGCGGCCTTGCTCGACAAGGTATTGCAACGCAAACGCGGGCAACCCCTGGCCATGGGCCTGATCGCGCTTGAGTTGGCGCGGCGCCTGGATATCCCCATGGTGGGCGTGAACTTCCCGGGCCATTTCCTGCTGCGGGTACCCGGCGCCGATCACCTGCTGGACCCCTGCGGCGGGCGACGCCTGTACCCCAATGACTGCCGAGAATTGCTGCATCGCCAGTACGGGCCGAATATCAAGTTACACGCCGACCACCTGCTGACCGCCGACCCGCGCTCGATCCTGCAACGGTTGTCACGCAACCTGCGCCAACTGCACCTCTCCAACGACAACCCGCTGGCCGCGCTGGTCGACGCCGAACGCGTGCTGGAACTGGGCAACGCCAGCGCCGCCGACTACCTGGCGCGGGCCAGTTTGTACCAGCGCCTGGATTGCCCGAGCGCCGAACGTTTTGACCTCGAGCACGCCTTGTTGCTCAGCGAGGACCCGATCCAGCGCCTGCGCCTGACGGAGCGGCTGGGGCACCTGCCGCCCAACTCAGTGGTGCACTGA
- a CDS encoding Glu/Leu/Phe/Val dehydrogenase family protein: MFALMHSTRLESLHLSVDAVTGLKAVIAIHNSRLGPALGGCRYLAYPDDESAVADAARLAQGMSYKAALAGLQVGGGTAVIIRPVHVESRAALFEAFGRCIEKLDGRFVTSIDSGTSVADMDCIAQHTRFVTSTTAAGDPAPHAAMGVFTGIRAAAMARLGSDNLEGLRVAVQGLGNVGYALAEQLHAAGAELLVSDIDHGKVQLAMEQLGAHPIANDALLSTPCDILAPCGLGAVFNRHSVGQLRCAAVAGSASAQLTTLDIADQLEGRGILYAPDYVINSGGLIYVALKHAGAELADITAHLSNIGTRLTEIFAHAQAEKRSPARVADELAERLLYK, translated from the coding sequence ATGTTTGCGCTTATGCACAGCACCCGCCTTGAGTCGCTGCACCTGAGCGTCGACGCGGTCACCGGGCTGAAGGCGGTCATCGCCATTCATAACAGCCGCTTGGGGCCTGCCTTGGGCGGTTGCCGTTATCTCGCTTACCCCGACGATGAAAGTGCCGTGGCCGATGCCGCGCGCCTGGCCCAAGGCATGAGCTACAAAGCCGCCCTGGCCGGCCTGCAGGTGGGCGGCGGGACGGCGGTGATCATCCGTCCCGTGCACGTGGAAAGTCGCGCCGCCTTGTTTGAAGCGTTTGGCCGTTGCATTGAAAAACTCGATGGCCGCTTCGTTACCTCGATCGACAGCGGCACTTCAGTGGCCGACATGGACTGCATCGCCCAGCACACGCGCTTCGTCACCAGCACCACCGCCGCCGGCGACCCCGCGCCCCATGCTGCCATGGGCGTGTTCACCGGCATCCGTGCCGCCGCCATGGCCCGCCTGGGCAGTGACAACCTCGAAGGCTTGCGCGTTGCGGTGCAGGGCTTGGGCAATGTGGGTTACGCCCTCGCCGAACAACTGCATGCCGCGGGCGCTGAATTGCTGGTAAGCGACATCGACCACGGCAAGGTACAGCTCGCCATGGAGCAACTCGGCGCACACCCTATCGCCAACGACGCCTTGCTCAGCACGCCTTGCGACATTCTCGCGCCTTGTGGCCTCGGTGCGGTGTTCAATCGGCACAGCGTCGGCCAACTGCGTTGCGCCGCCGTAGCCGGTTCTGCCAGCGCGCAACTGACCACCCTGGACATCGCCGACCAGTTGGAAGGGCGCGGCATCCTCTACGCCCCGGATTACGTGATCAACTCAGGCGGCCTGATCTACGTCGCCCTCAAACACGCCGGCGCCGAGCTGGCGGACATCACCGCGCACCTGTCCAACATCGGTACGCGCCTCACCGAAATCTTCGCCCACGCCCAGGCCGAAAAACGCTCCCCCGCACGGGTGGCGGATGAGCTGGCCGAGCGCCTGCTGTACAAATAG
- a CDS encoding YebG family protein codes for MAVEVVYRSSRDLERLFMDKAEADRHDKMLELAELLAEVLQKAVPSLSEQQVEEAGIYMAKNRDVFAKAFKSQPDALSELLNPTAE; via the coding sequence ATGGCCGTCGAAGTGGTATACCGCAGCAGCCGAGATCTGGAGCGTTTGTTCATGGATAAAGCCGAAGCTGACCGTCATGACAAAATGCTTGAACTCGCTGAGTTGCTGGCAGAAGTGTTGCAAAAAGCCGTGCCGTCCCTGAGCGAGCAGCAGGTGGAAGAAGCCGGGATCTACATGGCGAAGAACCGCGATGTATTTGCCAAGGCGTTCAAGAGCCAACCGGACGCTTTGTCCGAGTTGCTGAACCCAACGGCGGAATAA
- a CDS encoding DUF6124 family protein has product MENNTHRTADALNSEPPVTLFGVTPTVDTETLLANASETLSSARELANTLAFDLEGPQRSLVLAIHQLVEMGGLLVDRALEHVAPA; this is encoded by the coding sequence ATGGAAAACAATACTCACCGTACCGCCGATGCTTTGAATTCCGAGCCGCCCGTCACGCTATTTGGCGTCACTCCTACAGTGGACACAGAAACCCTTCTGGCAAACGCCAGCGAAACCCTAAGCAGCGCCCGTGAATTGGCCAATACGCTGGCATTCGACCTTGAAGGCCCGCAGCGAAGCCTGGTCTTGGCGATTCACCAACTGGTGGAAATGGGCGGCTTATTGGTCGACCGAGCCCTGGAGCACGTCGCACCGGCCTGA
- a CDS encoding type II toxin-antitoxin system RelE/ParE family toxin, producing the protein MLVEWAPAARAQLRQITDYISDRNPVAALELNQAIEACVLALSRRPHLYRPGRVVGTREMVVHPNYLVVYQVTDSIRVLSVLHARQRYPS; encoded by the coding sequence ATGCTGGTTGAGTGGGCCCCTGCAGCGCGGGCACAACTCCGGCAAATTACTGATTACATCAGCGACCGCAATCCAGTGGCAGCGCTTGAGCTGAACCAGGCAATAGAAGCCTGTGTGCTGGCGCTATCTCGTAGACCCCACCTTTACCGCCCTGGACGTGTCGTCGGCACGCGAGAAATGGTGGTGCATCCGAATTATCTGGTCGTCTATCAGGTGACCGACAGCATTCGGGTTCTCTCGGTTTTACACGCACGCCAGCGATATCCTTCATAG
- a CDS encoding phosphate-starvation-inducible protein PsiE: MKINWAEKLRRQVHGLAESLGNLFVETFHYLALFAIGAVTAWAAVMEFLGMLETGHIKIDDILLLFIYLELGAMVGIYFKTNHMPVRFLIYVAITALTRLLISNVSHHNPPDIGIIYLCGGILLLAFSILVVRYASSAFPSVKVEGPRRKGEASLETEKGEL, translated from the coding sequence GTGAAAATCAACTGGGCCGAAAAGCTGCGCCGGCAAGTCCATGGGCTGGCCGAGTCGCTGGGCAATCTGTTCGTCGAGACGTTCCATTACCTGGCGCTGTTCGCCATTGGTGCGGTGACCGCCTGGGCAGCGGTGATGGAGTTTCTGGGGATGCTGGAGACCGGGCACATCAAGATTGATGACATCTTGCTGCTGTTCATCTACCTGGAACTGGGCGCGATGGTCGGGATTTACTTCAAGACCAACCACATGCCGGTGCGCTTCCTGATCTACGTGGCGATCACTGCGCTGACGCGCCTGCTGATTTCCAACGTGTCGCACCACAATCCGCCTGACATCGGCATCATCTACCTGTGTGGCGGCATTCTGCTGTTGGCGTTCTCGATTCTGGTGGTGCGCTACGCCTCGTCGGCGTTCCCGTCGGTGAAGGTTGAAGGCCCGCGCCGCAAGGGCGAAGCGAGCCTGGAAACCGAGAAGGGCGAGCTTTAA
- a CDS encoding DUF3509 domain-containing protein, with the protein MDNPFQIITDTFTPNYRVNLSIQRLDGSIMLTLSNEDGVVAKRMISAEQRNDPQRLKRLVQSIQFGIAIEQGHSAMEILTVMTDGDSHKLLQPPPARTLPFSVGL; encoded by the coding sequence ATGGACAATCCTTTTCAGATCATCACCGACACCTTCACCCCCAACTACCGCGTCAACCTGAGCATCCAACGGCTGGATGGCAGCATCATGCTCACCCTCTCGAATGAGGACGGCGTGGTGGCCAAACGCATGATCAGCGCCGAACAACGCAACGACCCGCAGCGGCTCAAACGGCTGGTGCAAAGTATTCAATTCGGCATCGCCATCGAGCAGGGCCACAGCGCCATGGAAATACTCACGGTGATGACGGACGGCGACAGCCACAAACTCCTGCAGCCACCGCCCGCCCGCACCCTGCCCTTCAGCGTTGGACTTTAA
- a CDS encoding serine/threonine transporter, whose protein sequence is MTDVRTPAAENPASETTVTTGWTKHDTTWMLGLYGTAIGAGTLFLPINAGVGGFWPLIVLALLAFPMTFFAHRGLTRFVLSGKSGDITDVVEEHFGVGAGKLITLLYFFAIFPILLVYSVALTNTLSSFMEHQLHMATPPRAILSLVLILGLMAIVRCGQGVIVKAMSVLVYPFVAALLLLAVSLIPNWNGAFFASASEGMPLPLFFKTLWLAIPVMVFSFNHSPIISAFAVDQKRVYGAQAERKSSGILATAHGMMVLTVMFFCFSCVLALSPADLAAAKAQNISILSYLANHFQTPVIAYAAPLIALVAITKSFLGHYIGASEGFQGLIVKSLRGRNRSMSSKGLERCTALFMVLTCWAVATFNPSILGMIETLGGPIIACLLFLMPMYAIRRVPSLRQYSGQLSNVFVVVIGLIALSAIVFSVLP, encoded by the coding sequence ATGACCGATGTACGTACACCTGCTGCCGAAAATCCTGCTTCAGAGACCACCGTAACAACTGGCTGGACCAAACACGACACCACCTGGATGCTGGGCCTCTACGGCACCGCCATCGGCGCAGGCACCTTGTTCCTGCCAATCAATGCTGGCGTCGGCGGCTTCTGGCCGCTGATCGTGCTGGCGTTGCTGGCCTTTCCGATGACCTTCTTTGCTCATCGTGGGCTGACGCGTTTTGTATTGTCAGGCAAATCCGGCGACATCACCGACGTGGTCGAAGAACACTTCGGCGTCGGTGCCGGCAAGCTGATCACCCTGCTCTACTTCTTCGCCATCTTCCCGATCCTGCTGGTGTACAGCGTGGCGCTGACCAACACGCTGAGCAGCTTCATGGAACACCAACTGCACATGGCCACGCCGCCGCGGGCGATCCTGTCGCTGGTGTTGATCCTCGGTCTGATGGCCATCGTGCGCTGCGGCCAGGGTGTGATCGTCAAGGCCATGAGTGTGCTGGTGTACCCGTTCGTCGCCGCCCTGCTATTGCTGGCCGTGAGCCTGATCCCCAACTGGAACGGCGCATTTTTCGCCTCGGCCAGCGAAGGCATGCCGTTACCGCTGTTCTTCAAGACCCTGTGGCTGGCGATCCCGGTGATGGTGTTTTCCTTCAACCACTCACCGATCATTTCAGCGTTCGCGGTTGACCAGAAGCGCGTGTATGGCGCCCAGGCCGAGCGCAAAAGCAGCGGCATCCTCGCCACTGCCCACGGCATGATGGTGCTGACGGTGATGTTCTTCTGCTTCAGTTGCGTGCTGGCCCTGTCGCCAGCTGACTTGGCCGCCGCCAAGGCGCAGAACATTTCGATCCTGTCGTACCTGGCCAACCACTTCCAGACCCCGGTGATCGCCTACGCCGCGCCGTTGATCGCGCTGGTGGCCATTACCAAATCCTTCCTCGGCCACTACATCGGCGCCAGCGAAGGCTTCCAGGGGCTGATCGTCAAATCCCTGCGCGGGCGTAACCGCTCGATGTCGTCCAAAGGGCTGGAACGCTGCACCGCACTGTTCATGGTGCTGACCTGCTGGGCCGTGGCCACTTTCAACCCAAGCATCCTGGGCATGATCGAAACCCTGGGCGGGCCGATCATCGCGTGCCTGCTGTTCCTGATGCCGATGTACGCGATTCGCCGCGTGCCGTCTCTGCGCCAGTACTCGGGCCAACTGTCGAATGTGTTTGTGGTGGTGATCGGGCTGATTGCGCTGTCTGCGATCGTTTTCTCGGTATTGCCCTGA
- a CDS encoding L-serine ammonia-lyase, with the protein MAISVFDLFKVGIGPSSSHTVGPMRAAATFAQALTDQHLLNDIRRVEVRLYGSLSATGVGHATDRACVMGLMGEWPDKVDPTSINARIQRLRESGRLLLAGKQDIAFNWYTDLLLLDESLPYHPNAMSLHAYGDSGLLSEQTYYSVGGGFIIEAAEAASGIAPASDVELPYDFSSAVELLALCNTHGLRVSELMMANERAWRSDEDIRSGLLHIWSVMRECVEQGLRHEGILPGGLDVPRRAAKLHRSLLEIGKPNVITSTLSAMEWVNLFALAVNEENAAGGRMVTAPTNGAAGIIPAVLHYYMKFNADASDDDVVNFFLAAAAVGILCKKNASISGAEVGCQGEVGSACAMAAAGLADILGATPEQLENAAEIGLEHNLGLTCDPVGGLVQVPCIERNAIAAVKAINATQMALRGDGKHFISLDRVIRTMRDTGADMHDKYKETSRGGLAVSWVEC; encoded by the coding sequence ATGGCTATCAGTGTTTTCGATCTATTCAAGGTGGGCATCGGCCCTTCCAGCTCGCATACCGTCGGCCCGATGCGGGCGGCGGCGACCTTTGCCCAAGCCCTCACCGACCAACATTTGCTGAACGACATACGCCGTGTCGAAGTACGTCTGTACGGCTCGTTGTCCGCCACCGGCGTCGGCCATGCCACCGACCGCGCCTGCGTGATGGGCCTGATGGGCGAATGGCCGGACAAGGTCGATCCCACCTCGATCAACGCGCGTATCCAGCGATTGCGCGAGTCCGGCCGTTTATTACTCGCGGGCAAGCAGGACATTGCCTTCAACTGGTACACAGACCTGCTCCTGCTGGACGAAAGCCTGCCCTATCACCCCAACGCCATGTCCCTGCACGCCTACGGCGACAGCGGCCTGCTCAGCGAACAAACCTATTACTCGGTAGGTGGTGGTTTCATCATCGAAGCGGCTGAAGCTGCCTCAGGCATTGCGCCTGCCAGCGATGTGGAATTGCCCTACGACTTTTCCAGCGCCGTCGAACTGCTGGCCCTGTGCAACACGCACGGCCTGCGGGTTTCGGAATTGATGATGGCCAACGAACGCGCATGGCGCAGCGATGAAGACATCCGCAGCGGGCTGCTGCATATCTGGTCAGTGATGCGCGAATGCGTAGAGCAAGGCCTGCGCCATGAAGGCATCTTGCCAGGTGGCCTTGATGTGCCACGCCGTGCGGCGAAATTGCACCGCAGCCTGTTGGAAATCGGCAAACCCAATGTCATCACCTCGACCTTGTCGGCCATGGAATGGGTCAACCTGTTCGCCCTCGCCGTCAACGAAGAAAATGCTGCCGGCGGGCGTATGGTCACTGCGCCAACCAACGGCGCGGCAGGCATCATTCCAGCGGTGCTGCATTACTACATGAAGTTCAACGCGGACGCGTCCGACGATGATGTGGTCAATTTCTTCCTCGCTGCAGCGGCCGTCGGCATCCTGTGCAAAAAGAACGCCTCGATCTCCGGCGCCGAAGTCGGTTGCCAGGGCGAGGTGGGTTCCGCCTGCGCCATGGCCGCCGCCGGCCTGGCTGACATCCTCGGCGCCACCCCGGAACAACTGGAAAACGCCGCCGAAATCGGCCTGGAACACAACCTCGGCCTGACCTGCGACCCGGTCGGTGGCCTGGTGCAAGTGCCGTGCATCGAGCGCAACGCCATCGCTGCCGTCAAAGCCATCAATGCCACACAAATGGCCCTGCGCGGTGACGGCAAACACTTCATTTCCCTCGACCGGGTAATCCGCACCATGCGCGATACCGGCGCCGATATGCATGACAAATACAAAGAAACTTCACGGGGCGGCCTGGCGGTCAGCTGGGTGGAGTGCTGA
- a CDS encoding LysR substrate-binding domain-containing protein has protein sequence MARPLHGQTYVWLHVFSCAARHLSFTRCAEELHITPGAVSQQIRQLEERLGFRLFHRRARGVELSAEGQRLAATVGEAYGSIDAELQRLDAGMISGTLRLRSIPSFLGKWLTPRLPRLQQRFPDIQLRMVAEDSSIALHEGDFDLAIDLNDGSYPGLLSTALLDEQIFPVCAPSLLRGRPPLHGPADLVHFPLLHDITAWRGSYEYAEWEFYLNAIGYHQADVRRGHTFNRNHLTIEAAIAGMGVAIARRTLLNDELERGTLIVPFGLAVPNHKRYVLLYAPGALSHPGVRAVHDWLVEEAGIFRGLHPLGEGQL, from the coding sequence ATGGCCCGCCCCCTTCATGGTCAGACGTATGTCTGGCTGCACGTTTTTTCCTGTGCTGCGCGGCATCTGTCGTTCACCCGCTGCGCCGAAGAACTGCACATCACACCGGGGGCGGTGAGCCAGCAAATCCGCCAGTTGGAGGAGCGTTTGGGCTTTCGCCTGTTTCATCGACGTGCGCGCGGGGTGGAACTGAGTGCCGAAGGGCAGCGGTTGGCGGCGACGGTGGGGGAGGCCTACGGCAGCATCGATGCCGAATTGCAGCGGTTGGACGCGGGGATGATCAGCGGCACCTTGCGGTTGCGTTCTATCCCCTCGTTTCTCGGCAAGTGGCTGACCCCGCGCTTGCCACGCCTGCAGCAACGTTTTCCGGATATCCAGCTGCGCATGGTCGCCGAAGACAGCAGCATCGCGCTGCACGAGGGTGACTTCGACCTGGCCATCGACTTGAACGACGGCAGCTACCCCGGCCTGTTATCCACAGCCCTGCTCGATGAACAAATTTTCCCGGTGTGCGCCCCCAGCCTGCTGCGCGGCCGCCCGCCCTTGCATGGCCCGGCTGACCTGGTGCATTTCCCGCTGTTGCATGACATTACTGCCTGGCGTGGGAGTTATGAATACGCCGAGTGGGAGTTTTACCTGAACGCCATTGGCTATCACCAAGCCGATGTGCGGCGCGGGCACACCTTCAACCGCAATCACCTGACCATCGAGGCTGCCATCGCCGGCATGGGCGTGGCCATCGCGCGGCGCACGTTGCTCAATGATGAACTGGAGCGCGGCACCTTGATCGTGCCGTTTGGGCTGGCCGTGCCCAACCATAAACGCTACGTGCTGCTTTACGCGCCGGGCGCGCTGAGCCATCCGGGCGTACGTGCGGTGCATGACTGGCTGGTGGAAGAAGCGGGAATTTTTCGCGGATTGCACCCGTTGGGGGAGGGGCAATTGTAA